Proteins encoded within one genomic window of Hermetia illucens chromosome 2, iHerIll2.2.curated.20191125, whole genome shotgun sequence:
- the LOC119648431 gene encoding tRNA (cytosine(72)-C(5))-methyltransferase NSUN6: MENPIVKDLCEWLCKAPKCTTYRVNLLQANAEVLKNQLEAELLKKYPNPPKVHISSQFPELISVSNLHSVESQNSSPQEGLNEIIVDTSCGASILRGAHIYAPGVMAMRSGTKVGENVNVYTDIEAKCKKGTSAVYESAMKTFLGIGTVRMARYQLFGENIDPRGIAVEMNHTISGVPSIGDLSSPTALLQNFPSIVCGRVLDPQPNETILDMCSAPGNKTTHLAELIKDSGVIIGLDKTESKIELVRKKVSERNLKSIKCFAFDSTKALAENTEISDITKGPPFPPESFDRILLDAPCSALGNRPLLNCNLSTKMLQSYPKVQRKLFKAAVGLLRKQGILVYSTCTIMESENEGIVRWALDSFPELRLIKADPIIGGSGVEGSELTDEERKLVQRFGPEGYDDPVDSVGFFIAKFCKG; the protein is encoded by the exons ATGGAG AATCCAATTGTAAAGGATTTATGCGAATGGCTATGCAAAGCACCGAAATGTACAACATACAGAGTAAACCTTTTACAAGCGAATGCAGAAGTATTGAAAAATCAGCTCGAAGCAGAATTACTGAAGAAGTATCCGAACCCGCCTAAAGTTCACATCAGCTCACAATTTCCAGAATTAATTTCAGTATCAAATTTGCATTCCGTCGAGAGTCAAAATAGTAGTCCACAGGAAGGACTTAACGAAATCATCGTCGACACAAGTTGTGGGGCCTCTATTTTGCGAGGAGCTCACATATACGCTCCCGGCGTAATGGCAATGAGAAGCG GCACTAAAGTTGGCGAAAATGTAAATGTTTACACCGACATTGAAGCGAAATGCAAGAAAGGAACCAGCGCCGTATATGAATCAGCAATGAAGACGTTTCTGGGAATTGGTACAGTGCGAATGGCAAGATATCAACTGTTTGGGGAAAATATTGATCCTAG AGGCATCGCTGTTGAAATGAACCACACAATTTCCGGAGTTCCTTCAATAGGCGACCTTTCatctccaacagctctactTCAAAATTTCCCGTCAATTGTTTGCGGTCGTGTTCTCGATCCCCAGCCAAATGAGACCATTCTCGACATGTGTTCTGCCCCAGGAAATAAAACCACTCACTTGGCAGAGCTAATAAAGGACTCCGGGGTAATAATCGGCCTTGACAAGACTGAATCAAAAATTGAACTAGTTCGAAAAAAAGTATCAGAACGAAATTTGAAATCGATAAAATGCTTTGCATTTGATTCCACAAAAGCGCTAGCGGAAAATACAGAGATTTCTGACATCACAAAGGGTCCACCCTTTCCTCCTGAATCGTTCGATCGAATTCTCCTAGACGCCCCATGTAGCGCTCTAGGAAATCGACCGTTATTGAATTGCAACCTGAGCACGAAAATGTTGCAATCCTATCCAAAGGTTCAAAGGAAATTGTTTAAAGCCGCGGTTGGCTTGCTGAGAAAGCAAGGGATCCTGGTTTACAGCACATGCACGATAATGGAGAGTGAAAATGAGGGCATTGTACGATGGGCTCTCGATTCTTTCCCGGAATTAAGACTCATCAAAGCTGATCCAATTATCGGAGGTAGTGGAGTAGAAGGTTCTGAGCTAACAGATGAGGAAAG AAAACTTGTGCAACGATTCGGCCCTGAAGGCTACGATGACCCTGTCGACAGTGTAGGATTCTTTATTGCAAAGTTTTGTAAGggataa
- the LOC119648675 gene encoding ER membrane protein complex subunit 4 isoform X1 codes for MTTKSSAKKFKWSLDFTTRYLSTASPLIVISPCLIAFSKNPDIPAPPGFNPSVSQSHTEIVKDHHLMIKKSWDIALGPIKQLPMNLFIMYMAGNSISIFPIMMVGMMLIRPIKAMFSTQTTAKLGEGSHGSGQKITYILGNLANVALALYKCQSMGLLPTHASDWLAFVEPQTRLEYYGGGISLV; via the exons ATGACGACAAAATCATCGgccaaaaaattcaaatggtCGTTAGACTTCACAACCAGGTATTTATCCACAGCGTCACCCCTGATCGTCATTTCACCCTGTCTAATCGCTTTCAGTAAAAACCCCGACATCCCAGCACCACCGGGTTTCAACCCTTCAGTTTCGCAGAGTCATACGGAAATTGTCaaagatcatcatctgatgataAAGAAGTCATGGGACATCGCACTCGGACCCATCAAGCAG CTCCcgatgaacctcttcatcatgtACATGGCTGGTAACTCGATTTCCATTTTCCCGATTATGATGGTTGGGATGATGCTGATTCGACCGATCAAGGCGATGTTCTCCACACAGACGACAGCGAAGTTGGGCGAGGGGTCGCACGGCAGCGGACAGAAGATCACTTACATCCTTGGTAACTTGGCCAATGTGGCGCTGGCTCTGTACAAGTGCCAGAGCATGGGGTTGCTGCCGACGCACGCGTCCGATTGGCTGGCATTCGTGGAGCCGCAAACGAGGCTAGAATATTACGGCGGAGGCATTTCTTTAGTTTGA
- the LOC119648675 gene encoding ER membrane protein complex subunit 4 isoform X2 has translation MTTKSSAKKFKWSLDFTTSKNPDIPAPPGFNPSVSQSHTEIVKDHHLMIKKSWDIALGPIKQLPMNLFIMYMAGNSISIFPIMMVGMMLIRPIKAMFSTQTTAKLGEGSHGSGQKITYILGNLANVALALYKCQSMGLLPTHASDWLAFVEPQTRLEYYGGGISLV, from the exons ATGACGACAAAATCATCGgccaaaaaattcaaatggtCGTTAGACTTCACAACCAG TAAAAACCCCGACATCCCAGCACCACCGGGTTTCAACCCTTCAGTTTCGCAGAGTCATACGGAAATTGTCaaagatcatcatctgatgataAAGAAGTCATGGGACATCGCACTCGGACCCATCAAGCAG CTCCcgatgaacctcttcatcatgtACATGGCTGGTAACTCGATTTCCATTTTCCCGATTATGATGGTTGGGATGATGCTGATTCGACCGATCAAGGCGATGTTCTCCACACAGACGACAGCGAAGTTGGGCGAGGGGTCGCACGGCAGCGGACAGAAGATCACTTACATCCTTGGTAACTTGGCCAATGTGGCGCTGGCTCTGTACAAGTGCCAGAGCATGGGGTTGCTGCCGACGCACGCGTCCGATTGGCTGGCATTCGTGGAGCCGCAAACGAGGCTAGAATATTACGGCGGAGGCATTTCTTTAGTTTGA